In Flammeovirgaceae bacterium 311, one DNA window encodes the following:
- a CDS encoding IS5 family transposase, orfA (COG3293 Transposase and inactivated derivatives), whose product MKLTDKQWEVIKDMIPDGPKRTDGKGRPWRDKRDVLEGILWILKTGAQWSHLPPMYPPYQTCHRRFQQWREQGVMQKVVETLARDLHERGGVDLSECFIDGSFCMAKKGDLLLARLNGERGPRSWQSQMLVVLYYLSQSNQHLPTK is encoded by the coding sequence ATGAAGTTGACAGATAAGCAGTGGGAAGTGATAAAGGACATGATTCCTGATGGTCCAAAGAGGACAGATGGTAAAGGCAGACCCTGGCGAGATAAGCGAGATGTGCTGGAAGGAATACTTTGGATTTTGAAGACAGGAGCACAGTGGAGCCATTTGCCTCCCATGTATCCTCCTTATCAAACCTGTCACAGGAGATTCCAGCAATGGCGAGAACAGGGAGTGATGCAGAAGGTGGTAGAGACCCTGGCAAGAGATCTTCATGAAAGAGGCGGTGTGGATTTGAGCGAGTGCTTTATTGACGGCTCATTCTGCATGGCCAAAAAGGGGGATCTTCTGTTGGCAAGACTAAACGGGGAAAGGGGACCAAGATCATGGCAGTCACAGATGCTGGTGGTACTATACTATCTGTCTCAATCCAATCAGCATCTCCCCACGAAGTAA